A window of the Streptomyces sp. NBC_00250 genome harbors these coding sequences:
- a CDS encoding calcium:proton antiporter, protein MSSSTASLTRQWTTWGPVVAALALVAAWGRDLPGFAVGFIALCLIAAVLAAVHHAEVIAHRVGEPYGSLVLAVAVTVIEVGLIVSLMVGGGEKTSTYARDTVFAAVMITCNGIVGLSLLVGALRNRVAVFNAEGSGGALATVCTLATMTLVLPTFTTSHPGPEFSGVQLAFAAVASICLYGVFVGVQTVRHRDYFLPVPRPGHDSEDEHADPPTRRDAWTSLGLLVVALVAVVGNAKLISPTIEDGVQSAGLPKAVVGVVIALMVLLPETLAAVRAARRDRVQTSLNLAYGSAIASIGLTIPAIALASIWLSGPLVLGLGPLHMVLLVLTGVVSALTVVPGRATLLQGGVHLAIFAAFVFLSFSP, encoded by the coding sequence ATGAGTTCGAGCACGGCGTCATTGACACGGCAGTGGACCACCTGGGGGCCGGTGGTGGCGGCGCTTGCGCTTGTCGCGGCCTGGGGGCGCGACCTGCCGGGCTTCGCCGTCGGATTCATCGCGCTCTGCCTGATCGCGGCCGTCCTCGCCGCGGTCCACCACGCCGAAGTGATCGCCCATCGGGTGGGCGAGCCCTACGGTTCGCTCGTCCTCGCCGTGGCCGTCACCGTCATCGAGGTCGGACTCATCGTCTCGCTGATGGTGGGAGGCGGTGAGAAGACCTCGACCTACGCACGGGACACCGTCTTCGCCGCCGTCATGATCACCTGCAACGGCATCGTCGGTCTCTCCCTCCTCGTCGGCGCGCTCCGCAACCGCGTCGCGGTCTTCAACGCCGAGGGTTCCGGCGGCGCGCTCGCCACCGTCTGCACCCTGGCCACGATGACGCTGGTCCTGCCGACCTTCACCACCAGCCATCCGGGCCCCGAGTTCTCCGGCGTCCAGCTCGCCTTCGCCGCTGTCGCCTCCATCTGCCTGTACGGCGTGTTCGTCGGCGTCCAGACCGTGCGGCACCGGGACTACTTCCTGCCCGTGCCGCGCCCCGGCCACGACTCGGAGGACGAGCACGCCGACCCGCCGACCAGGCGCGATGCCTGGACCAGCCTCGGCCTCCTCGTCGTCGCCCTCGTCGCCGTCGTCGGCAACGCCAAGCTCATCTCGCCGACCATCGAGGACGGCGTCCAGTCGGCGGGCCTGCCCAAGGCGGTCGTCGGCGTCGTCATCGCCCTGATGGTGCTGCTGCCCGAGACCCTCGCCGCCGTCCGCGCGGCCCGCCGGGACCGCGTCCAGACCAGCCTCAACCTCGCGTACGGCTCCGCGATCGCCAGCATCGGCCTGACGATTCCGGCGATCGCGCTCGCCTCGATCTGGCTGTCCGGGCCCCTGGTCCTGGGCCTTGGCCCGCTCCACATGGTCCTGCTCGTCCTCACCGGTGTGGTGAGCGCCCTGACCGTGGTGCCCGGGCGGGCCACGCTCCTCCAGGGCGGCGTCCATCTCGCGATCTTCGCCGCCTTCGTGTTCCTGTCGTTCAGTCCCTGA
- a CDS encoding fatty acyl-CoA synthetase, whose product MDRLLSRAVDGVLRMSAQRVPDRIALRYAERTWTYAELDAAVSTAAAVLREPHHLGLPEAARVATYAHNSDAYLIAFLACSRAGLIHVPVNHHLTGEDLTYLLEQSDTSLVLADPALAERVPDGFAVKALRDAPGSLLDALATPETYDTDRDAREFVQLLYTSGTTALPKGAMMTHRALVHEYASAIEALDLHEDDRPVHALPLYHSAQMHVFLLPYLAVGAENTIVDGPDPAVLFDLVEAGRADSLFAPPTVWIGLANHPDFASRDLSALRKAYYGASIMPVPVLERLRARLPGLRFYNCFGQSEIGPLATVLGPDEHEGRMDSCGRPVRHVEARVVDEDGKDVPDGTPGEIVYRSPQLCDGYWRKPEETEAAFKGGWFHSGDLAVRDAEGYLTIVDRVKDVINSGGVLVASRQVEDALYTHPGVAEVAVIGLPDARWIEAVTAVVVPRGEVTETELLAHAREKLAHFKAPKRIHFTPELPRNASGKILKRELRDRYAGA is encoded by the coding sequence ATGGATCGACTCCTCAGCCGCGCCGTCGACGGTGTCCTGCGCATGAGCGCCCAGCGCGTCCCCGACCGCATCGCCCTCCGCTACGCGGAACGGACCTGGACGTACGCCGAGCTGGACGCGGCCGTCTCCACCGCGGCGGCCGTCCTGCGCGAACCGCACCACCTCGGCCTGCCCGAGGCCGCCCGGGTCGCGACGTACGCGCACAACTCGGACGCCTACCTCATCGCGTTCCTCGCCTGCTCCCGGGCGGGCCTGATCCACGTGCCGGTCAACCACCATCTGACCGGCGAGGACCTCACGTACCTCCTGGAGCAGTCGGACACCTCCCTCGTCCTCGCCGACCCCGCCCTCGCGGAGCGCGTACCGGACGGCTTCGCGGTCAAGGCGCTGCGGGACGCGCCCGGTTCACTCCTCGACGCGCTCGCCACGCCGGAGACGTACGACACCGACCGCGACGCCCGGGAGTTCGTCCAGCTCCTCTACACCTCCGGCACGACAGCCCTCCCCAAGGGCGCGATGATGACCCACCGCGCCCTGGTCCACGAGTACGCCAGCGCGATCGAGGCCCTCGACCTGCACGAGGACGACCGGCCGGTGCACGCGCTGCCGCTCTACCACTCGGCCCAGATGCACGTCTTCCTGCTGCCCTACCTTGCCGTCGGCGCCGAGAACACGATCGTCGACGGACCTGATCCGGCCGTCCTCTTCGACCTGGTCGAGGCGGGCCGGGCCGACAGCCTCTTCGCGCCGCCGACCGTCTGGATCGGCCTCGCCAACCACCCGGACTTCGCGAGCCGCGACCTCTCGGCCCTCCGCAAGGCCTACTACGGGGCGTCGATCATGCCCGTGCCGGTCCTGGAGCGGCTGCGCGCCCGGCTGCCGGGACTGCGCTTCTACAACTGCTTCGGCCAGTCGGAGATCGGCCCGCTCGCCACCGTCCTCGGCCCCGACGAGCACGAGGGCCGGATGGACTCCTGCGGCCGGCCCGTCCGCCACGTCGAGGCCCGGGTCGTCGACGAGGACGGCAAGGACGTCCCCGACGGCACCCCCGGCGAGATCGTCTACCGCTCGCCGCAGCTGTGCGACGGGTACTGGCGCAAGCCCGAGGAGACCGAGGCGGCCTTCAAGGGCGGCTGGTTCCACTCGGGCGACCTCGCCGTCCGCGACGCCGAGGGCTATCTCACGATCGTCGACCGGGTGAAGGACGTCATCAACTCCGGGGGAGTGCTCGTCGCCTCCCGCCAGGTCGAGGACGCGCTCTACACCCACCCCGGCGTCGCCGAGGTCGCCGTGATCGGCCTCCCCGACGCGCGCTGGATCGAGGCCGTCACAGCGGTGGTCGTCCCGCGCGGCGAGGTCACCGAGACCGAACTCCTCGCCCACGCCCGGGAGAAACTGGCCCACTTCAAGGCCCCGAAGCGCATCCACTTCACCCCGGAGCTGCCCCGCAACGCGAGCGGCAAGATCCTGAAGCGAGAGCTGCGGGACCGGTACGCGGGAGCCTGA
- a CDS encoding MarR family winged helix-turn-helix transcriptional regulator, with protein MPRMVSRAKRIRIPDELQSFTLAPRHLSLLAYLLFDGSLSVNELATRLEVAPTTVSLMVGDLAKKGVLERVEDPADRRRKIVSIAPAHSAAIDGWLGRSADAWRTALAPLDAAQRRMFLETLTAYERGLSDPLD; from the coding sequence ATGCCCCGGATGGTCTCGCGGGCGAAGCGCATCAGGATTCCCGACGAACTGCAGTCGTTCACGCTCGCGCCCCGCCATCTCTCCCTGCTCGCCTACCTCCTGTTCGACGGGTCGCTGAGCGTCAACGAGCTCGCCACCCGGCTGGAGGTCGCCCCCACGACCGTGAGCCTGATGGTGGGGGACCTGGCGAAGAAGGGCGTACTGGAACGGGTGGAGGACCCCGCCGACCGCAGGCGCAAGATCGTGTCCATCGCGCCCGCGCACAGCGCCGCCATCGACGGCTGGCTCGGCCGCAGCGCCGACGCCTGGCGCACGGCCCTCGCCCCGCTCGACGCGGCGCAGCGGCGGATGTTCCTGGAGACCCTCACCGCGTACGAGCGCGGCCTCAGCGACCCCCTGGATTGA
- a CDS encoding penicillin acylase family protein, with the protein MALTGAALAVVTATLPGAAVADSGGRSHHPSDRGLSAVIRYTEYGIPHIVAKDYANLGFGTGWAQAADQVCTLADGFLTVNGERSRYFGPEAATDGSLSSAATNLSSDLYFRGVRDAGTVEALLRTPAPAGPSRDLKELMRGWAAGYNAWLRKNRVTDPACAQAEWVRPVTALDVARRGYAVSVLGGEGRAVDGITAARPPAAAPPGTTTGQVPEPERAAEAARELFAAENATMGSNAVAFSGATTANGRGLLLGNPHYPWQGGRRFWQSQQTIPGELNVSGASLLGTTVVNIGFNDKVAWSHTVATGVPLNLHQLTLAPGDPTSYVVDGRSERMTPRQVTVPVKDGAPVTRTQWWTRYGPVVGALGNQLPLPWTTTTAYALNDPNVANLRGSDTALGFGKARSVQDVADALRRTQGLPWVNTIAADSAGHSLFTQSQVLPRITDELVARCSTPLGRATYPSSGVAVLDGSRSDCALGSDPDAVQPGVFGPARMPVLRDTPYVENSNDSAWLTNADRPLTGYERVFGSIATPRSLRTRGGVEDVAAMAARGDLTVADLQRQQFANRAPAGDLAASDAARACEAALPGDTEACRVIGAWDRTVNTDSRGALLFDRFWRRFTAATPPAQQWTVPFSPADPVRTPNTLNTAAPGFAKALVDAVAELRTAGIPLDAPLGAHQFVVRNGTRIPVSGGTESLGIWNKTESVWNAPGGGYTEVTTGTSHVQAVGWDGSRCPVARTLLSYAQSSNPASPHYSDQTRLYAGERWVTSRFCEKDILRSPALRVVVVRG; encoded by the coding sequence CTGGCGCTCACCGGAGCCGCCCTCGCCGTCGTCACCGCCACGCTGCCCGGCGCCGCGGTCGCCGACTCCGGGGGCCGGAGCCACCACCCGTCCGACCGGGGCCTCTCGGCCGTCATCCGGTACACCGAGTACGGCATCCCGCACATCGTGGCCAAGGACTACGCGAACCTCGGCTTCGGGACGGGCTGGGCCCAGGCCGCCGACCAGGTCTGCACGCTCGCGGACGGATTCCTGACCGTGAACGGCGAGCGCTCCCGGTACTTCGGCCCGGAAGCCGCCACGGACGGCTCGCTCTCCTCCGCCGCCACGAACCTCTCCAGTGACCTCTACTTCCGCGGGGTGAGGGACGCCGGAACCGTCGAGGCGCTGCTCAGGACGCCGGCGCCCGCCGGTCCCAGCCGTGACCTCAAGGAACTGATGCGCGGCTGGGCTGCCGGATACAACGCCTGGCTGCGGAAGAACCGCGTCACGGATCCCGCCTGCGCACAGGCCGAGTGGGTCCGCCCGGTGACCGCCCTCGATGTGGCACGGCGCGGCTACGCCGTCTCGGTGCTCGGCGGAGAGGGCCGCGCCGTCGACGGCATCACCGCCGCCCGGCCGCCGGCCGCCGCGCCGCCCGGCACGACCACCGGACAGGTGCCCGAGCCCGAACGGGCCGCCGAGGCCGCCCGGGAGTTGTTCGCCGCCGAGAACGCCACCATGGGTTCCAACGCCGTCGCCTTCTCGGGCGCCACCACGGCGAACGGGCGCGGGCTGCTGCTCGGCAATCCCCACTACCCCTGGCAGGGCGGCCGCCGCTTCTGGCAGTCGCAGCAGACCATCCCCGGCGAGCTGAACGTCTCGGGCGCCTCGCTCCTCGGCACGACCGTCGTCAACATCGGCTTCAACGACAAGGTGGCCTGGAGCCACACCGTCGCCACCGGCGTCCCGCTCAACCTGCACCAGCTGACGCTCGCCCCGGGCGACCCGACCTCATACGTGGTGGACGGCCGGTCGGAGCGGATGACCCCGCGTCAGGTGACCGTGCCCGTCAAGGACGGCGCGCCCGTGACCCGCACCCAGTGGTGGACCCGGTACGGCCCGGTCGTCGGCGCCCTCGGCAACCAGCTTCCGCTGCCGTGGACCACGACCACGGCGTACGCCCTCAACGATCCCAACGTGGCCAATCTGCGCGGCTCCGACACCGCGCTCGGCTTCGGCAAGGCCCGCTCCGTCCAGGACGTGGCCGACGCCCTGCGGCGTACGCAGGGGCTGCCCTGGGTCAACACGATCGCGGCGGACTCGGCGGGGCACTCCCTCTTCACGCAGTCCCAGGTGCTCCCCCGGATCACGGACGAGCTCGTCGCGCGCTGCTCCACACCGCTCGGCCGGGCCACCTACCCGTCCTCCGGTGTCGCGGTGCTCGACGGCTCGCGGTCGGACTGCGCGCTCGGCTCCGACCCGGACGCGGTGCAGCCGGGGGTCTTCGGGCCGGCGCGGATGCCGGTGCTGCGGGACACCCCGTACGTGGAGAACTCCAACGACAGTGCCTGGCTGACCAACGCCGACCGGCCGTTGACCGGTTACGAGCGGGTCTTCGGGTCGATCGCGACCCCGCGCTCGCTGCGTACCCGGGGCGGCGTCGAGGACGTGGCGGCGATGGCGGCGCGGGGCGATCTGACGGTGGCCGACCTCCAGCGGCAGCAGTTCGCCAACCGGGCCCCGGCCGGTGACCTGGCGGCCTCCGATGCGGCGCGGGCCTGCGAGGCCGCGCTGCCGGGCGATACCGAGGCCTGCCGGGTGATCGGCGCCTGGGACCGCACGGTGAACACGGACAGCCGGGGCGCGCTGCTCTTCGACCGCTTCTGGCGGAGGTTCACGGCCGCGACGCCGCCGGCCCAGCAGTGGACGGTCCCGTTCTCGCCGGCCGACCCGGTCCGCACCCCGAACACCCTCAACACGGCGGCGCCCGGTTTCGCGAAGGCCCTGGTGGATGCGGTGGCGGAGCTGCGGACGGCGGGCATCCCGCTGGACGCACCGCTCGGCGCGCACCAGTTCGTCGTACGGAACGGGACGCGGATCCCGGTGAGCGGCGGCACCGAGTCGCTGGGCATCTGGAACAAGACCGAGTCGGTGTGGAACGCGCCGGGCGGCGGCTACACGGAGGTCACCACCGGAACCAGTCATGTGCAGGCGGTGGGCTGGGACGGCAGCCGGTGCCCGGTGGCCCGCACCCTGCTCTCGTACGCGCAGTCCTCGAACCCGGCGTCGCCGCACTACAGCGACCAGACCCGGCTGTACGCGGGCGAGCGCTGGGTGACCTCCCGGTTCTGCGAGAAGGACATCCTGCGCTCGCCGGCGCTGCGGGTGGTGGTCGTCAGGGGCTGA